The Methanolacinia petrolearia DSM 11571 genome has a segment encoding these proteins:
- a CDS encoding type II secretion system F family protein, translated as MTGKNISSILDKIALLSKSIKKEKNSNTTPIFEQIFERYQKICYIYGKYLDKEEHSNIARMIYQADLEMTPGLFLSMIIFSAIGAAAIMALVSVFIFALPISPFYSPNSPLYIAGLTLLTGIAAGGGFPFYLQNQISNKKMDIERNLPYALAFMSILASSGTTPLDILKSVANENYGHISREFSKVLFRVEILGEDAVTAMNALVSNTPSDPFRDICIDISNLIYGGGGLSGYLNAKSKELMNIRRQTDKEFVESLGVFGEGYLGGVIMVLTLAILGIVITGALGIQIGPLKTDEMFFVLIYVAVPIINLVFLQILTVKYSTSV; from the coding sequence ATGACAGGAAAAAATATCAGCAGCATCCTGGATAAAATTGCCCTGCTGAGCAAATCGATAAAAAAAGAGAAAAATAGTAACACAACACCCATATTTGAACAAATTTTTGAAAGATACCAAAAGATCTGCTACATCTACGGGAAATACCTCGACAAGGAGGAGCACTCCAATATTGCAAGGATGATCTACCAGGCCGATCTTGAAATGACGCCGGGCCTTTTTTTATCAATGATAATATTCAGTGCAATTGGTGCAGCTGCAATAATGGCACTTGTATCGGTTTTCATCTTTGCACTACCAATAAGTCCGTTTTACAGCCCGAATTCCCCCCTGTATATCGCAGGCCTTACGCTACTCACAGGCATAGCTGCAGGCGGAGGCTTCCCGTTTTACCTGCAAAACCAGATATCCAACAAAAAGATGGATATCGAAAGAAATCTTCCCTACGCTCTTGCCTTCATGTCGATACTTGCAAGTTCGGGAACAACGCCGCTCGACATACTCAAAAGTGTTGCAAATGAAAACTACGGTCATATATCGAGAGAATTTTCAAAAGTTTTATTCAGGGTGGAAATATTGGGAGAAGACGCAGTAACTGCAATGAATGCACTTGTAAGCAATACTCCTTCCGATCCCTTCAGAGACATCTGCATCGATATCTCAAACCTTATCTACGGAGGAGGAGGATTAAGCGGTTACCTGAATGCTAAATCAAAAGAACTGATGAATATAAGGAGACAGACAGACAAGGAATTTGTAGAATCGCTGGGAGTTTTCGGGGAAGGCTACCTTGGCGGAGTTATAATGGTGCTCACGCTTGCCATTCTCGGAATTGTTATAACAGGAGCATTAGGAATACAGATTGGACCCTTAAAAACCGACGAAATGTTCTTTGTATTAATTTACGTAGCAGTACCGATAATCAACCTGGTCTTCCTCCAGATTCTGACGGTCAAATATTCAACCAGCGTATGA
- a CDS encoding type II secretion system F family protein, protein MPDSNNNTKKSRSISLKKRIQDLKNRLNLKYNIKREYFTLILPIILAVILLIAGLIINIPYIMGNGADDENPANEKQKAYEELLKQMEEGESGGEESANVEGIVIEETIVAEDESAKPQGMDQFLIFAILIAITPYGIDITLQKMAKKRKEELFTEFLFKLSEMMRGGLDPIKSVNELAKAEIGVLTPHIRIAANRMAYGDSFERAMKAMARSTGSELIARYTELVIEASYSGGGVSDLILKCSDDMRSILSIERQKEGDLKQFVLIFYFAQIIIIFICYTLTNDLLPYFTDLGSTSFLGDNEIANMDFSTGFFHLILINSFFGGLIIGKISEGDVRYGLKHVTILMIVSYVSCMILLFGGTGASVQDVEIEIVSGAGQEGYVGLPLKENLVIGVTDPDGNPVEDATVVLSISPGGKVTESLITDNEGICETDVVLGDTPGVYTIEITSGRMTKKITVLAISG, encoded by the coding sequence ATGCCTGACTCCAACAACAATACAAAAAAAAGCAGAAGCATATCCTTAAAGAAAAGGATCCAGGACCTGAAAAACAGGCTGAATCTGAAATATAATATCAAAAGAGAGTACTTTACCCTCATTCTCCCCATAATACTTGCAGTAATTCTGCTGATTGCAGGCCTCATAATCAATATCCCGTACATTATGGGGAATGGGGCAGACGACGAAAATCCTGCCAATGAGAAGCAGAAGGCCTATGAAGAACTCCTGAAGCAGATGGAGGAAGGCGAGAGCGGAGGAGAAGAATCCGCAAACGTTGAAGGTATCGTAATAGAAGAGACGATAGTCGCCGAGGACGAAAGTGCGAAACCACAGGGAATGGACCAGTTCCTGATATTTGCGATCCTTATAGCAATTACCCCCTATGGAATAGACATTACGCTTCAAAAAATGGCGAAGAAGAGAAAAGAAGAGTTGTTTACTGAATTTCTCTTCAAGCTTTCGGAGATGATGAGAGGAGGCCTGGATCCGATTAAATCTGTCAATGAACTTGCAAAGGCAGAGATCGGAGTATTGACACCGCATATCAGGATCGCCGCCAACAGGATGGCATACGGAGACTCTTTTGAAAGGGCCATGAAGGCCATGGCAAGATCAACGGGAAGCGAACTTATAGCAAGGTATACCGAGCTTGTAATAGAAGCTTCATACAGCGGAGGGGGAGTCTCCGACCTTATCCTGAAATGTTCGGACGATATGCGGAGCATACTGTCCATAGAAAGGCAGAAAGAAGGCGACCTGAAACAGTTTGTCCTTATTTTCTATTTTGCACAGATAATTATCATATTCATATGTTACACCCTTACAAACGATCTCCTGCCTTATTTTACAGATCTCGGATCAACATCTTTTCTAGGGGATAATGAAATTGCAAATATGGACTTTTCGACGGGTTTTTTTCACCTTATCCTGATAAATTCATTCTTTGGGGGGCTCATAATAGGAAAGATATCAGAAGGCGACGTTCGTTACGGCCTGAAGCATGTTACAATTTTAATGATAGTCTCATATGTCTCCTGCATGATCCTGCTCTTCGGCGGAACCGGGGCTTCGGTGCAGGATGTCGAGATCGAGATAGTATCAGGGGCAGGGCAAGAAGGCTACGTTGGACTGCCGCTGAAAGAAAATCTTGTGATCGGAGTGACTGATCCGGATGGAAATCCTGTAGAAGATGCAACCGTGGTTCTTTCAATTTCGCCGGGAGGGAAGGTGACTGAATCGCTGATCACAGATAACGAAGGAATATGTGAAACCGATGTAGTACTCGGAGACACTCCGGGCGTCTATACGATTGAGATTACTTCGGGAAGGATGACAAAAAAGATAACAGTTCTTGCAATCAGCGGATGA
- a CDS encoding type II/IV secretion system ATPase subunit has translation MNYDKEDDHKESRDEGEAGNSDDFFKIVNQIPEKDLKTPDQPPDKKITEKIEKKRRLLFREKKNQNKNSRDDTEKPAEDLGIEELIQRMNGRTQGNNQDNNEILPSICDKDPDDDVVIPATSKTDQDEDQSYSDKDTKEKKSKKKQILPKRQKNENKTVKRIRKEETKPEQENKHSENDDKDLLSRIEEIIESVVSRFVTESIGEMMETIPFDIGETKEPQPVDSLKTVDIAYPVDPPHQYIRVFYDKEDRALRYQVLEPELSRGEEHCLIIIKNAFQKMISTDLKLISGEKREEYLHARFSSIIEIFGLKLTEDQRNKIFFHMRKQYLGYDRIDSMMKDRYIEDISCNGAEMDLYVQHRTFGPIRTNIRFENVELNNFVLKLAQISGRHISLLQPIRDITLPDGSRGNLTLGGEVTKKGSTFTIRKFRSNPISAIELMDYGTIGSEQLAFLWLLMEYKRSLLVSGGTASGKTTLLNVLCSFIPIDYKVVSIEDTAELNLMHPNWLQSITRTGFGGSSDAGSPSGIGGGGGGKAPGDISLYDLLIAALRQRPEFILVGEVRGSESFTLFQAIAVGHAAMGTIHAGTMDELLSRIESNPMNVPRSLFCNLDAVIFPMQIKRGELSIRRVVSIVEILELDRDTHDLVTNTVFKWNPEEDAFVFSGKSYLFDKIRETFGVDTAFLLNEMKDRAYVLEWMKKTRVRDYREALKVIRMYYKDKEELFKNIEDGNTKPWIRIQNNKTGEQVSLTTT, from the coding sequence TTGAATTATGACAAGGAGGATGATCATAAGGAATCCCGGGACGAAGGAGAAGCAGGAAATTCCGATGATTTTTTTAAAATAGTGAATCAAATCCCGGAAAAAGATCTTAAAACCCCTGATCAGCCCCCTGATAAAAAAATAACAGAGAAAATTGAGAAAAAGAGAAGATTACTCTTCAGGGAGAAAAAAAATCAAAATAAAAACAGCCGCGATGATACAGAAAAACCGGCGGAAGATCTGGGAATAGAAGAACTCATTCAAAGAATGAATGGCAGGACGCAGGGAAACAACCAGGACAACAATGAAATTCTGCCTTCAATTTGCGATAAGGACCCTGACGATGACGTAGTAATCCCTGCTACCAGTAAAACCGATCAGGATGAAGATCAATCCTATAGCGACAAGGATACAAAGGAGAAAAAATCCAAAAAGAAGCAAATTCTTCCCAAAAGGCAAAAAAATGAGAATAAAACAGTAAAGAGAATCCGGAAAGAAGAAACAAAACCCGAACAGGAGAACAAACACTCCGAAAACGATGATAAAGACCTTCTCTCCAGAATCGAGGAGATAATTGAATCGGTCGTATCCAGATTCGTAACCGAGAGCATCGGCGAAATGATGGAGACCATCCCTTTCGATATCGGAGAGACAAAAGAACCCCAGCCTGTAGATTCCCTGAAAACAGTCGATATCGCCTACCCTGTCGATCCCCCGCACCAGTATATCAGAGTGTTTTACGACAAAGAAGACCGTGCTCTTCGCTACCAGGTTCTAGAACCGGAACTGAGCAGAGGAGAAGAACATTGCCTGATTATTATAAAAAATGCGTTCCAGAAGATGATAAGCACAGATCTCAAACTGATCAGCGGAGAGAAAAGAGAGGAATACCTCCATGCAAGGTTCAGTTCGATCATCGAGATATTCGGACTTAAGCTGACAGAAGATCAAAGGAACAAGATCTTCTTCCATATGAGAAAGCAGTATCTCGGTTACGACAGGATCGACAGTATGATGAAAGACAGATACATCGAGGATATATCGTGCAACGGCGCCGAGATGGATCTCTATGTCCAGCACCGCACATTCGGGCCGATAAGAACAAACATCAGGTTCGAAAACGTAGAGCTTAACAACTTCGTTCTAAAGCTTGCACAGATAAGCGGAAGGCATATCTCACTGCTTCAGCCGATCCGCGACATCACGCTCCCGGACGGGAGCAGGGGCAATCTTACACTCGGAGGCGAGGTCACAAAGAAAGGATCGACATTTACCATACGAAAGTTCAGGTCGAATCCGATATCTGCCATCGAACTGATGGATTACGGGACAATCGGATCCGAGCAGCTCGCATTCCTCTGGCTCCTGATGGAGTATAAGAGATCGCTTCTCGTATCAGGCGGAACTGCGAGCGGAAAGACAACGCTTCTCAACGTTCTATGCAGTTTTATACCAATCGACTACAAGGTAGTGTCGATCGAAGATACCGCCGAATTAAACCTTATGCATCCAAACTGGCTCCAGTCGATTACCCGAACCGGCTTCGGGGGCAGTTCTGATGCAGGCTCTCCATCCGGAATCGGAGGAGGAGGGGGAGGAAAAGCACCGGGAGACATCTCGCTCTACGACCTGCTGATTGCAGCATTAAGGCAACGCCCGGAGTTTATACTCGTAGGAGAGGTCAGGGGCTCGGAATCTTTCACGCTCTTCCAGGCGATTGCAGTGGGTCACGCCGCTATGGGTACAATACATGCCGGAACAATGGACGAACTCCTCTCAAGGATAGAATCAAATCCGATGAACGTTCCGAGGAGCCTTTTCTGCAACCTTGATGCAGTAATATTCCCCATGCAGATAAAACGGGGAGAACTCTCCATAAGGAGAGTCGTGTCCATCGTCGAGATCCTTGAACTGGACAGGGATACGCACGACCTCGTCACAAACACCGTGTTCAAATGGAATCCGGAAGAGGATGCATTCGTTTTTTCAGGAAAGAGCTATCTTTTCGATAAAATCAGGGAGACATTCGGCGTGGACACTGCCTTCCTTCTGAATGAGATGAAAGATCGGGCATATGTTTTGGAATGGATGAAAAAAACGAGAGTCAGGGATTACCGCGAGGCCCTGAAAGTAATAAGGATGTATTATAAAGACAAGGAAGAGCTATTTAAAAATATTGAAGATGGAAATACCAAACCATGGATCAGGATTCAAAATAATAAAACTGGGGAGCAAGTTTCCCTGACGACAACCTGA
- a CDS encoding PstS family phosphate ABC transporter substrate-binding protein, with product MKVFAKDENAVSPIVATLVLIVVAVVGAVSVGTIMGTFSDDVSGQTNAGDVSNAAATEILIAGSTTVQPVSELLAEAYMKENRGVKITVQGGGSGAGVSAAGMGIADIGAASRNLKDEEAAKYTDLQTKQIGGSAVVVIVNENVTGITSITEDQLEAIFINDDFTSAPSGITTAFQRSEESGTEDTFSEFLTGKSGKINASIDGATGNAGVLESVRSTTDSIGFVDAGYALDASGVTVLNIQIDTTIYEATSKGIQNALSGKTGESECYVTGDDATSGKGLVRPLNYIVGSSPSSIVNDFISFAQSPGAIEYFDEAGMYSIMSF from the coding sequence ATGAAAGTTTTTGCAAAAGACGAAAACGCAGTTTCGCCGATTGTTGCTACACTCGTTCTTATCGTTGTGGCAGTAGTCGGTGCCGTATCAGTCGGAACGATCATGGGAACATTCTCTGACGATGTTTCCGGACAGACAAACGCAGGAGACGTTTCCAATGCTGCAGCTACCGAGATCCTCATCGCGGGCTCAACAACAGTCCAGCCCGTATCCGAGCTTCTCGCAGAGGCATACATGAAGGAGAATCGCGGTGTAAAGATCACGGTCCAGGGCGGCGGCTCAGGTGCAGGAGTATCTGCAGCAGGCATGGGCATCGCTGACATCGGCGCAGCATCACGTAACCTCAAAGATGAAGAGGCAGCAAAGTACACCGACCTCCAGACAAAACAGATCGGAGGATCAGCTGTTGTAGTTATCGTTAACGAAAATGTAACTGGTATCACCAGCATAACTGAGGATCAGCTCGAAGCAATATTCATAAACGATGACTTTACCTCTGCACCAAGCGGAATCACTACAGCATTCCAGCGTTCAGAAGAATCAGGAACTGAAGACACGTTCAGTGAGTTCCTTACCGGCAAGAGCGGTAAGATCAATGCTTCCATTGATGGTGCAACAGGAAACGCAGGAGTACTTGAGTCAGTAAGAAGCACAACAGATTCAATCGGTTTCGTTGATGCAGGATACGCACTTGACGCATCAGGAGTCACAGTACTCAACATCCAGATTGACACAACGATATACGAAGCAACCTCAAAAGGTATCCAGAACGCACTCTCAGGCAAAACAGGCGAGTCTGAATGCTATGTTACAGGAGACGATGCAACATCAGGCAAGGGCCTTGTTCGTCCGCTCAACTATATCGTCGGTTCGAGCCCCTCCTCAATAGTGAACGACTTTATCTCATTTGCCCAGTCACCAGGTGCAATCGAATACTTTGACGAAGCTGGAATGTACTCAATAATGAGCTTTTAA
- a CDS encoding PEGA domain-containing protein, with protein MSATHTGSPGKKISRSRVDTKRIIALLLIPIISILTICPAYAENSADYTLYYAPGSIHQGDVLTLYGTAPLNDGEILDFRIYSNNNKKPTYYAAKEVYSGNFSLNIDTEDISNGNYTIQVYYKDSIKASADMLLLQKDEVTVNILPKNGALRIYSTPGNASVYIDGNFVGITEINKGLQINGVTPGNHIVILTKSGYRNQSQTAAVYPDMLNEINFYLSKIPTNGTLSICSYPSEADVYLGNEFIGETDDIFTNLAPGIYHLQLWKEIDGSDPNSSSFEDRLYNYEDEIEIKAGEITTIFANMEEMRQPTVMEVKTIPNFAEIYIDGMYVGDSDIVLNPIAEGDHTIYIFKPGYSEYNGTINIPAGGLSFKMTLTPVCDIGKLLIVKSNPSELPIYIDGKYRGKTPESVTGLDVGRHEVRVKNGETEWEGIIETIQPGSVTAYADFSQEELTETETPAAEVEENDEEDEEEFSEEDLLKMYGLTKQDEDEEEQEHNTPAYNNENKTIIDSLVEFIADLSPF; from the coding sequence ATGTCTGCAACCCATACAGGATCACCGGGAAAAAAGATCAGCAGATCCAGGGTGGATACAAAACGCATAATTGCCCTGCTATTGATTCCAATAATCAGCATACTGACTATTTGTCCGGCATATGCAGAAAATTCAGCAGATTACACACTATATTATGCACCGGGATCAATCCACCAGGGAGACGTTCTGACCCTGTATGGAACAGCCCCCCTTAATGACGGGGAAATACTTGATTTCAGGATTTACAGCAACAATAATAAAAAACCCACCTATTACGCAGCCAAAGAAGTTTATTCAGGAAACTTTAGTTTAAATATAGATACAGAGGATATCAGCAACGGCAATTATACAATTCAGGTGTACTACAAAGACAGTATCAAGGCTTCGGCAGATATGTTACTCCTCCAGAAAGACGAAGTTACAGTAAATATTCTGCCAAAAAACGGAGCATTAAGGATCTATTCAACGCCAGGAAATGCTTCAGTTTACATAGACGGGAATTTTGTCGGCATCACAGAGATTAATAAGGGACTTCAGATCAACGGCGTAACACCCGGAAATCACATTGTAATCCTGACAAAATCCGGATACAGAAATCAGTCACAAACTGCAGCAGTTTATCCCGATATGCTCAACGAGATTAATTTCTATTTAAGTAAAATACCCACCAACGGCACATTATCTATATGCTCATACCCGAGCGAGGCGGACGTATACCTCGGAAATGAATTCATCGGGGAAACTGACGACATTTTTACAAATCTTGCCCCGGGGATCTACCACCTCCAGCTTTGGAAAGAGATCGATGGATCAGATCCCAACAGTTCCTCTTTTGAAGACAGATTATATAATTACGAAGACGAAATCGAGATCAAGGCAGGTGAAATCACAACCATATTTGCAAATATGGAAGAGATGAGGCAGCCAACGGTGATGGAGGTAAAAACAATCCCTAATTTTGCAGAGATCTACATAGACGGGATGTATGTGGGAGACTCGGATATTGTATTGAACCCGATTGCTGAAGGAGACCACACAATATATATCTTCAAACCAGGATATTCCGAATACAACGGAACAATAAACATCCCGGCAGGCGGACTCAGCTTTAAAATGACCCTGACTCCCGTCTGCGACATAGGGAAGCTGCTTATTGTAAAATCAAACCCATCGGAACTTCCGATCTATATTGACGGAAAGTACAGGGGCAAAACACCCGAATCCGTTACAGGACTGGATGTCGGCAGGCATGAAGTGCGTGTAAAAAACGGTGAAACCGAATGGGAGGGAATCATTGAAACAATTCAGCCAGGTTCGGTAACAGCATATGCAGATTTTTCCCAGGAAGAACTGACAGAAACTGAAACGCCCGCAGCTGAAGTGGAAGAAAACGATGAGGAGGACGAGGAAGAATTCAGTGAAGAGGATCTTCTTAAGATGTATGGTCTAACGAAGCAGGATGAAGACGAGGAAGAACAGGAGCACAATACTCCAGCATATAATAATGAGAATAAAACGATTATTGACAGTCTGGTAGAATTTATTGCCGACCTAAGTCCATTTTAA
- a CDS encoding PP2C family protein-serine/threonine phosphatase, translating to MYGDILEVSDSGLMEKTGGCQGPAGAAGVKRLYDISGVSVQGRRPKNEDTFYIRDFGDACIFAVADGMGGLPHGDVASGIAIDTVKNFSEEGLSLFQHEKEMKAFLVKIHETAHKRIIDEARGDLFGMGTTLTTAVLNRNRLYIANSGDSRAYVVGDGIRFRTTDHTQIQKLVDAGSISENEARFHPLRNSLYGYVGGNFVVDTYSLELSEYDIVILCTDGFYAYTTGIEFFSLRDYTHSNHIAQSLVNSVIAKSDDNVTVIAARFR from the coding sequence ATGTACGGAGATATTTTGGAGGTTTCTGATTCCGGCCTGATGGAAAAAACCGGTGGGTGCCAGGGGCCGGCAGGTGCGGCCGGCGTAAAAAGGCTTTATGATATATCGGGAGTTAGCGTGCAGGGCAGAAGGCCAAAAAATGAGGATACCTTCTATATCCGGGATTTTGGGGATGCTTGTATCTTTGCCGTCGCTGACGGTATGGGTGGGCTGCCGCACGGGGATGTCGCCTCCGGGATTGCAATTGATACCGTTAAAAATTTCTCAGAAGAAGGATTGTCCTTATTTCAGCACGAAAAAGAAATGAAAGCCTTTTTGGTGAAAATCCATGAAACTGCCCACAAAAGGATAATCGATGAGGCCAGGGGCGATCTGTTTGGTATGGGCACTACACTTACGACTGCAGTATTAAACAGAAACCGGTTGTATATTGCCAATTCGGGGGACAGCCGTGCATATGTGGTGGGTGATGGTATCCGTTTCAGGACCACGGATCATACTCAGATCCAGAAACTTGTTGATGCAGGTTCGATATCTGAAAACGAGGCCCGGTTCCATCCTTTGAGGAATTCATTGTATGGCTATGTCGGCGGCAACTTTGTTGTTGATACTTATTCCCTCGAATTATCTGAGTATGATATAGTTATACTCTGTACCGACGGATTTTATGCCTATACGACCGGTATCGAATTTTTTTCACTCAGAGATTACACACATAGCAATCATATCGCCCAGTCCCTTGTAAATTCAGTAATTGCTAAATCTGATGATAATGTCACTGTAATTGCGGCCAGGTTCAGATAA
- the pstC gene encoding phosphate ABC transporter permease subunit PstC, with protein MKGIYDIKEHIPADRPGRLFLLAAIISISSVILIFIFLFVTASPVLLKEGTEFITGTEWNYQTGEYGILLLIAGTIVLTAVTMAIAVPLSIFTAIFLAEWSPRWLTGVLRPPIEMLVGIPSVVYGIFGFFVLENIFQDFVDPFIDSTLGFIWIFKDVNPNSGTSILLASTVLSIMILPTVTALSQEALETVPRDYRHASLALGATKWETIKKIIIPAAMPGIITAFILGLMRAIGETMAVVMLMGNSLHFPTSILDTGYAMTSKILNDIGYYISFDEPKSALFAIGVVIFLMEFIFVALARFVGYRFTIDRRES; from the coding sequence ATGAAGGGCATATATGATATCAAAGAGCATATCCCCGCAGACAGACCCGGAAGACTGTTCCTTCTCGCAGCAATAATCTCAATCTCCTCCGTAATCCTGATATTTATCTTCCTTTTCGTTACGGCATCCCCGGTTCTACTGAAAGAAGGCACCGAATTCATCACAGGAACGGAATGGAACTATCAGACTGGAGAATACGGAATACTCCTGCTCATAGCAGGAACCATTGTCCTTACAGCGGTGACAATGGCAATCGCAGTTCCACTCTCTATCTTTACCGCGATATTTCTTGCAGAATGGTCCCCCAGGTGGCTTACCGGAGTACTCAGGCCGCCCATTGAGATGCTCGTCGGGATACCCTCAGTTGTGTACGGGATCTTCGGGTTCTTCGTCCTTGAAAATATATTCCAGGACTTCGTCGATCCCTTCATCGACTCAACACTCGGTTTTATATGGATCTTTAAGGATGTAAATCCAAACAGCGGTACAAGCATCCTCTTGGCATCGACCGTTCTCTCGATAATGATACTCCCTACTGTGACAGCACTTTCACAGGAGGCACTGGAGACAGTTCCCCGCGACTACAGGCACGCATCGCTTGCACTCGGGGCGACAAAATGGGAGACAATAAAAAAGATAATAATACCCGCTGCAATGCCCGGGATAATAACCGCATTCATACTTGGGCTTATGAGAGCGATCGGTGAGACCATGGCCGTAGTAATGCTCATGGGCAACAGCCTGCACTTCCCTACATCAATACTCGATACCGGCTATGCGATGACTTCCAAAATTTTGAACGACATTGGGTATTACATCTCATTCGACGAGCCCAAATCCGCCCTTTTCGCCATAGGGGTTGTAATATTCCTGATGGAATTTATCTTCGTGGCCCTTGCAAGATTCGTGGGCTACAGGTTCACGATAGACAGAAGGGAGAGCTAA
- the pstA gene encoding phosphate ABC transporter permease PstA — MNFRMAEEKFFLVVSCLATAFAIGTLVYIIGTIFMEALPSLSLEFITTAESDFPGVGGAIANAIVGTILISFFATLLATPLAIGTAIYLQKYAKESLFTKTVRFLIEVLSGTPSIVIGIFGMLVLVYYMKNITGGFSLISGSIALAILIMPVIERAVEDAIFAVPKSIESGSYALGANKWETIRNITLPTAISGIMTGIILGFGRAAEESAVVILTAGYSQFMPEFAIKSSDKLAAGFKIYPIQDLVGTLPYSVYHGYENSNVIPISDAFAAAFVLIVIVLSINVVAKILLWRYKIEL, encoded by the coding sequence ATGAATTTCAGGATGGCAGAAGAGAAGTTCTTTCTGGTTGTCAGCTGCCTTGCCACAGCGTTCGCCATAGGAACGCTCGTCTACATAATAGGTACAATCTTCATGGAAGCGCTGCCCTCCCTTTCACTCGAATTCATAACAACCGCTGAATCCGATTTCCCCGGTGTAGGAGGTGCGATCGCGAACGCGATAGTCGGAACAATCTTAATTTCCTTCTTTGCAACGCTTCTGGCAACACCCCTTGCAATAGGAACTGCAATATATCTCCAGAAGTACGCCAAGGAGTCGCTATTCACAAAAACCGTCAGGTTCCTGATAGAGGTGCTTTCAGGGACACCCTCCATAGTTATAGGTATCTTCGGGATGCTCGTGCTCGTATACTACATGAAGAATATCACAGGCGGTTTTTCACTTATTTCAGGATCAATAGCCCTTGCAATACTAATAATGCCTGTCATCGAGAGAGCGGTTGAAGATGCAATCTTTGCAGTTCCGAAATCGATCGAATCCGGGAGCTATGCACTCGGGGCGAACAAATGGGAAACTATCAGGAACATCACGCTGCCGACTGCCATTTCAGGGATCATGACCGGAATCATACTCGGCTTCGGAAGGGCTGCAGAGGAATCGGCGGTCGTGATCCTGACTGCAGGATATTCACAGTTCATGCCAGAATTTGCAATTAAATCATCTGACAAACTGGCCGCCGGCTTCAAGATCTACCCCATACAGGACCTTGTAGGAACCCTGCCCTACAGTGTCTATCATGGATACGAGAATTCGAATGTCATTCCGATATCAGATGCCTTCGCAGCCGCCTTTGTTTTGATTGTAATAGTCCTGTCAATAAATGTAGTGGCAAAGATTCTCCTCTGGAGGTATAAAATTGAATTATGA